Part of the Elusimicrobiota bacterium genome, CCTTTTTTTACGGCGAGCGTCGCGTCCCGGTTGGCGTAAACGCCGCCGAACTTTTTAGCCATCCCGCGGAGTTCTATCTCAAATGTTTCTTCGGTCATTGACTGGGCCTTACTTATTCGGAACTTTGATTTTTCCGGCTATGATGAGCTTTTTGAGTTCTTCGGTTTTTCTGATTATTTCCGGCGTGATAAGATCTTTGTTGTGTTCGTCATAAACATAGCTCACGCCGTCGTCGGCCAGACCGAACTCCCTGAGGCCGCCCTGGAATTTACCCTCCAGAAAATCCTTTATGGTCTTGTAAACGGAAATATCCACTTTTTTGACCATGGAGGTAAGGATGCGGCCGGGAGCTTCAAAATACTGGTCCGAGTCGACGCCTATGGCGTAAATTTTCTTTTCCCGGGCGGCTTCAAAAACGCCCAGGCCGGTTGAGCCTGAAGCATGAAATATCACATCGGCGCCCTGGCCTATCTGCGAGAAAGCGAGCTCCTTGCCTTTGGAGGGGTTCTTGAACGCTTCGCCGGTGACGCCCGCATAGCCTATCAGCACCTTGCATTTCGGATTCACTTGCAGAGCGCCCGCGCGGTAGCCGGCTTCGAATTTGTGGATAAGAGGTATATCCATTCCGCCAACGAAGCCTATCACGTTCGTTTTGGTGGTAAGGGCGGCTATCGCTCCAACTAAAAAACTGCCCTCCTCTTCCCGGAATTTTATGGCCAGAACATTGCCGGGTATCTGTTTTGAAGGGTCAAGCGCGTAGTCTATGCAGGCGAATTTTTTATTCGGGAAATCCGCGGCCACCGTGTTGATATCGTCCGTGAAAAGAAATCCCGTGCCGAAAATAAGGCCGTGCCGGCCGGAGGCCAGCTGCCGGAGGGCCGATTCCTTGTCCGCGCCCTCGCCCGGTTCTATATAATCCACCTGCACCGCCAGATCTTTCTGCGCTCTTTCAATGCCCGCGTAGGCGGAGTCGTTGAAAGATTTATCGCCCCTGCCGCCCACGTCAAAAACCAGCCCCACCGCGGGTTTTGACGTGTCCTCTTTCTTCCCGGGCGAGCAGGCGGCCAAAGAACAAAGCGAAACAATAAGTGCGGCTGATTTAAGGCGGAAACTCATTAAAAGAAAGTTTAGATAATTTGGATTTTAATTACAACCATTAAGGATTGCGGAATCGTCGGCATAAATAAATGTTATATCCCTGCATTAAAGCGGATTATAGGGGCATCATGAGGGTTGCGGAGTTCCTGTTTTTGGTATCAAGCGGCTCAGCCTTGCTATTTCGGCCAGCTTTCCCCTATATACTAAACTAAAAAATCATTTTTTAACGCGACACCGCAGGCGGCGGAAAATCACGTAAAAATTTTAAAAAAACACCTCGCTTTTGGTATTATAGATAAAATGGACGATAGGGGAGCGTTTTTTAAAAATTTTTTAGGAAGTCAGTGTGGCAGAGGTGGGGGGGAAAACCAACTATAACAGGCCTTATGTTTCCTACAAATTAATATGAAAAATAAAAAAGTTACAGTTTACGCTCTCAGCACCTGCGGCTGGTGTCGCAAGACCGTGGGGTGGCTGAAAGAAAACGGCATTAAAGCGGAAATTATATATACCGACACGATAGAGGACGAGGCCGAAAAAGAAAAAGTCGTGGCCCAGGCCAAAAAACACAACCCCAGCCTTTCTTTCCCTACCGTGGTCATCAACGACGGGGAATGCGTGGTAGTCGGCTTTGAGCCTGAGAAAATACAAGAGGCGCTTAATAAATGAACAACGATCTTGATCAGAAGGGTGAAGAACTCCGCCAGCGTCTTGCTCAAGAGGCCAGGGCTACCGGTTATAACCTTAACCCCGATCTTGACATGACTTCCACTATCTGCGCCGGGCTTGCGAAAAATGAGGGCCGCTACGGTTATATGTCCTGCCCCTGCCGTCTGGCTTCGGGTAAAAGGGAGGAAGACAAAGACATTATCTGCCCCTGTGATTACCGCGACTCCGACCTGGCCGAATACGGTTCCTGCTACTGCGCGCTTTATGTAAGCGGCGAGATCGTTTCCGGCAAAAAAAAGGCCGCCCCCGTGCCGGAGCGGCGTCCGCCCGCAGAGCGGAGGCTCAAAGCGGCTCACGATATACAACCTTTGCCAACTGTGAAATCCGGCGCGGGGGGGGCGATAAAAGTCTGGCGCTGCAAAGTGTGCGGTTATCTTTGCGCCAAAGAAACTCCGCCGGCCAAATGCCCCATTTGCAAGGCGGACAAAGACAGATTTGAAGAATTTGCGTTGTGAGTATAAAGGCTAAGGGTTTAAAATAATTTCTGTTTCGGCGTGTTTTTTGACTCATCCTTAGAAAATATTCAAGACAATTTACAGGATAACACAAAGGCGGTACAATAAATCATGCCGCCTGATTGTCTTATTATTGAGGTGTGAATGGAAGCGGGGCGCAATAATGATGTCCTGGGGGATGACTCAAAGCGGCCGGCGGATTTCCTCCTGCGCGCGTATAAAGAACATAAAGAGGGGTTATTCGCTTATATCGTGTCTTTTGTGGGCGACCATGCGGCGGCGGAGGATATTTTACACGAGATCTTTGCAAAATTACTCAAGGAGCCGGAGGCATATTCCGGACGCGGCGGAATTTCCGGCTTTCTGTATGTCTGTGCCCGTAATAATGCCTTTAATTGGCTGAAACGTCAAAATAAACAAGTGCAGTACTCTGAGGAGCTTGACGGTCTGATTGATTTTTCCGGCAAAGAACCCGGCAATAGCACTGAGCTGAAGGAATTAAAAAAACTGGTTAACCGTGCGCTGTTCGACATACCCGTAAAACAACGGGAAATAATAATGTTGAAAATTTACAAAGATATGAAATTCAGGGAGATCGCGGAAATAACCGGAGATCCGATTAATACGGTGATAGCCAGGTATCAGTACGGACTGCGGAAGCTTCAGGAATTATTGCGGGAATATCAAAATGGATCCTGAAAACATTGAAACCTGTTTGCGCTTGTTTACAACAGTAAAACCATCCGCCGCTTTGGATGATAAGATCGCGCGGTTGTACCCCGCTCCGCGCGCCCCTATGCGGGCTTCTTCTTCCGGTGCGGATTTGGTTTTGCAGATATTATGCGTATTATTAATAGCCGCGTGCCCGTTGTTCATCCCGGAAATCAAAGGATCTCCCTATGGATTATCCGGGCCGCTTATTATGGAATTCGCATCAGACCAGGTGAAACATGGAAGTGAAAAGCTGGAAGCTGTGGCAAACTATCTTAATTCACAGGAGAAATAAAATGAAACTCAATATACGTCCGATAGCCGCGTCTTTAGCCTGTATTGTCCTGTTGGCGGCCACCTGCCGGTATTTTGTGGCGCAACTCAGGATATATTTGGATCTATGGTCTTTAACCATGGTAGTCGGCGGTACTTCGCTGTTCCTTGTTATCAATTTTTCCATAAAAGAAATAATACAGGCTTTCAAATTCGTTATCATGCCAGCGTATGAGAGTTCGGAAGAGAAATACTTGCAAGCCGTCCACGTTTTTGATACAGGTTCAAGAGCCGCTTTGGCATTCGGCGCTATAGGGTTTCTGATGGGTATAATGGGGCTGCTAGCCGAGCTCCATAAGCCGGAATTTATAGGTCCGCTTACGGAAATAACATTGCTGAATGTTTTATATGCGTTAATTCTTTCGGAAGTATTCTTCAAAGGCCTGAAAATTCAGTGCGAGCGTGGAAATTTTCTTTAACCGGAAGCCGCATGGATAAGAAGTATTCATGGGATTAATATATCCCTCTTACTTTTCCTTTAACTTTTTCCAACTTTACAAAATACAGCCTTTCGCCCGTGGCGGGGTTTTTCCAACTTGAGGAATCATTTGAATTGTCCCGGTTATCGCCCAAAATAAAAAGAGAATCCGGGGGTACGCGAAGCGGGCCTAGATTATCGCCTTCAAGAGTTTCCCCTGCCCGCGTGTATTGCGTATAAATCTCAAGCTGCGGTTCTCCGTTCAGGTAAACCTTTTTTTCTCTTAATTCGACGGTGTCGCCTTCCACGGCTATAACCCTTTTTACGGAATCGTGGGTCTCGCCCACCGGAGACTCGAAACATATTAATTCCTGTCTGGCCGGTTTTCTGAACCTGTATGTGATCTTGTCGACAAAAAGATGACGCCCGACGTTTAAAGTGGGTTCCATGGAAGCGCTGGCTATGTAAACAGGCTCGGCCGCGTAATGCCGCGCCAATAGACCGCAAGCCAGCGTAATGAATATTATCAGTGAAACGCGCGCCTTGTTCATCCCACCACCCGCTTGCCCCGCTCTTTTGGATATATATATCGGAACCAAAAGGGCGGGGCTTGCCCGACTTTGGCGGGCCCATTCGGTTCCGAAGCAGGTGGCGGGGTCACTTTTTCCCCTTTTTTAAGGCAAATTTTACCGGCAGCGTCCCTTCAGCTTTAATGGTCCCGGTAAGCAGGCCGGCCGCTGCCTGCATGGACGGCTTTGTTATGCCGTAAACCGCTGCGGCACAACCGGCCTCGGGATAATTTTCCAGATCGTAGGGGTTCATCAGACTTAACAGCACGGCAGGTTTTCCCGCGGCAAGCAGTTTGTGTATCAAGGCCTGCTGTTTTTTGTTCTGGGCCTGCGCCCACTGGAAACTGCCTATAACAAGCGCGTCCGCTTCGTTGGCGGCCTCCAGAAGCCTGCCTTTATCTACGAGGCCGGGGCCTATATCAAAAAAATATTGCTTTGCCTGATAACCCTGTTCCAGCAAAGTCTTGTAAAGTTCAATGGAGTTTTCGGCGAAGCGCTGGGGCGCGAATATTATTATGGCGATTTTTTTGATTTTGTTAAGCGGCAGAAAACCGTTTTTGTCTGTTACAAGCGTGAGCGCTTTGCGTGATATCGTCCGTGAAATATCAAGGTAGGCTTTATCGAACGGCGATGACGCTTCGGCGGCGGAAAATAAGCCGGCTTCTTTTTTTACGGCATAAACCCGGTAATAAGCGTCGTTTAAGCGGGTTTCGTTTATCCGCCCCGAACGTACCTGAGCGGCTATTTCACTGACGGCGGAGTTAAAATTCCCTTTGCCTATAAGAAGAAGGTCGGCCCCCGCCCTAAGGGCGTCGGCGGCGGCTTTTGCCGTACTTTCGCGCGAAGTTATAGCCTTCATATCCAGGCTGTCGGTTATCACAAGCCCTTCAAAGCCCAGCTGTTTTTTCAGCAGGTCCATTATGATACGCCTTGAGAGGGTGGCCGGATTTTTTGCGTCAAGGGCGGGGTAAAGCGCGTGAGCCGTCATTATGGCCGGCGTCCTAAGCTCAACGGCTTTTTTAAAAGGCGGCAGGTGCTTCTCGTCAAGCTCCGGCAGCGCGGCTTGAATTACCGGCATGGTCTTGTGTGAATCCTGTTTTGCCGCGCCATGCCCTGGAAAATGTTTGCCCACAGCGATGATGCCGGCTGCTTTAAAACCATTTAACACGGCCCCGCCAATGCGGGAAACAAGCTCCGGATCGGAGCCTATGGAGCGTATCCCTATTATGGGATTCAAGGCTTCCGTATTCACATCCAGCACCGGGCCGAAAGCCATGTTTACGCCCGCGCGCTTCAGTTCCTTGCCTGCCAGGTAGAAAAGCGAGGCGGTATCGCTTTCGTTGGCGGCCGCGCCAAGCATCATGCCCGTGGGCAGTTCAAGCAGCCCGAGCGTGGTGGGGGAATAAACGCTGCCGCCCTCATAGTCAACGGCGATGAAAAGCGGGGTTGTAAGGCGGGCAGCAAGGGCTCTCCGCTGCAGTTCATCCGCGATGCGGCGGGTATCTTCAAGCGAGTAAGAACCCCATTGCAGCTGCACTCCGCCAAGCCCCGCCGCTACGGCGCCGGTGGCCAAGGCTATTTCCGACGCGTCTATGGAAATTATCAGCAACTGGGCCGCTTTCTCTTCAATGGAGGGCTGATCCTGAGCCTGGAGGTTATAGGGCAGAATGACGGCTGGCAGCGAAAACAGAAAAATGCAAAATGCAAAATGTAAAGCGCAAATTGGGGAACGCGGAAAAAAGCGCATGGTTATAGGAGAGCGAATAGCGAACAGTAAACAGCGAATAGTTCGTTTAAAATATAAAGTTTGAAAAATACAACCTGCCTCCCGCTGTCACTATTCGCCATTTACTATTTGCTGGTCAATTTATTTAAATGTGAACCCGCGCTTTGTGGCCTGTTTCCTTATAGAGTCTATAACCGCTTTGTCCAGGGTATTGGGGCCGGAAGCGTGTTTTGCTTCCTCAGCCGCCAGATATTTTTTTCTTTCTTCCTGCAGGCGGGTTATGTCGCTTTTTATTTTTTTCCGCTCCGCCAGTTTTGTGTCAATATATTTCCCCAATTCCTCTTTTTTCATTTTTTGAAGTTCAGGAGGGAGCTGGTCCGCTTTTATTTCGTCCTTGCGAACGGCTCCGCTTTCCACGGCCGAGACCACATCCCACGAGGATTCCTGCCTGGCGGCGCCGGGGGCCGCGGCTTTAAAGGCCGCGCGTTCCGACATCACTGACGCGCCCGCGGCGGCCATATTTGAATCAACTTCTTTTTTGCGCTTCATGGATGCTTCGCCTTCCGCGCCGTAAGTTACATAGGTCTGGTTAAGCAATACGCTGAGTTCATTTATTGTATTGTCCTGGGGGGCGCTTACCGTATAAACCACGGCTGATTGGTCGATATTTGAGTAGTCGCCGTCGGCCGCCTGCGCGCCCGCAAGCCATTGGGTCGCTATGCCTGCCTGCCTTGAACCGCAGAAAATAGTGTTGACAAAAATTCCTTTTGCTTTGGCCTCGGCCGCGGCCGCGGCGAAGTCCACCGGCCCCTGGGTAAACGGCTCGTTGCCGGCGATGAAAATCGTCTTGTAAACATCGTTTTTGGAACTCCAGGAGAGTTTTTCCACCGCGTCTTTCAAAACCCAGCCGCAGTACTCGTCGCCGCCGTTGGTCTTAAGAGCGAACAATTCCTGGGAGACTTGGTCCAGGTCTTTGGTAAAAGGCGATACCTGGCGGATGTAGCCGGACTCGCGCGAAAGGCCCGAATTGCCGTATTCGTAGAGGGCCACTTCAATGGCCGGCCCGGAGCCGTTTTTTTCCGAGGAGATCAGCTCGTTAACTATTTTCCAAAGCTGGGTGCGGGCCTGGTTTATCAGGCCGTCCATGGAATTCGAGGTGTCTAAAAGCACCGCCACCTGCACCAGCGGCTTTTTTGAAAAATCGCCGCCGGTCCCGTGCGCGGTTGTCCCGCCCTGTTCTTTCCAGGTTTTTTTCACCGTCGCGGCGGCGGCGGAAAGTATTTTACCGCTTTCGGTTTCCACTATGCGCGCGTTTATTTCGGTTTCTACTTCGCTCAGATCATTCAAAGTGCCAGTTACCACCGCGTCCGCTCCCAGGATCCGGCCTATTTTTTTTACGCTTTCCTCGCTAATGGCGCCGGAGACCTCTAAACTAAGTTCTCCCATCACCTTTTTAAGCAGATTCCGCTCTATGAGCGTTATTTTTTTGTTTTGGGCCAGCGCCGTGGTCAGCCTTTCCTGGATTATAACCGGTCCTTTGGAAGCCTTGGCGTCGGTATACTGGAATTCCAATACGGCCACCTTTATGCCGGTTTTGTCTTTCAGTCCGTCCTGAAGTTTATCCGAAAGTTTATCAAGCTCCGCCGCCCGAAGGTCTCCCAAGCCGGCAGCAAGCAAAGCTGTTAAAAAAACGCCCGCGAATAATCTGGTCTTGAGCATGGGTTGCCCCTCCGTATCTCCGGTAAAAGACTTATGTCATGTAAGAATACTAAAACCGCCATGGAAAGTCAAAAAAGAGGCGGTTGAATACGGCCGGCAAAATTTGTATCTTAAATGGTAGTCGAACATGAGGAGCGCGACAGCCGCAGATAAAGCCGCGTCCTCGTTGTCGCGTGATTACCGTTTCTGGAGATCCAGCATGAAACTCACAAATAGTCTGATTTTGTTTTGCGGCGTTCTTGCCGGTTGTTTTTTCTGTTCCTGCGGATCCAAAAACGAGCCGGTTGTCTCCCAAAGCATGTTTTTAATGAGCGTGCCCGTCCAGATCAAGGTGTACAGTCCGGACGCGAACTCCGGTCGAGCTCTGGTGAGGGAAATTTTTAAAGAATGGGAAAGGATAGCCGCGGAATACAACTTTAACGAACCGTATAGTTCCACTTCGTTCGTGAATAAGAAGGCTTACGGGGAATGGGTAAAAGTAGACGGGGAGTTTTTGCGCCTGCTTGAGCTTTCGTTTGATTATGCAAAAATGACCGGCGGGGCTTTTGACATAACCTTTGCGCCCTTGTGGCCCATATGGAAAGAGGCCGCTTCTTCCCAAAAAATGCCTTCTAAAACAGATATTTCCGCCGCGCTTGAAAATATCGGTTCGCAATACGTGCAGGTCGATCCGGAACGCAAAATGGTGCGTTTCTCAAAGCCCGTGCAGATCAACATGGGGGGGATCCTCCGGGGCTACTGTCTGGAAAAAGCTTATGAAATAATAAAGAGAAGCGGCGGCGGCGCGCCGGTTGAGGTCAAACTGGGCGGTTATATGCTGACCAGCGGCGCGCGCGCCTGGCAATACCCGGTGCCCGACCCGTTCCATGAAACCAAAACGCTGGGGAAACTGGTTTTTGAGGAAGGCGTGGTGATGTCTTCGTCCGGGCGGGATCATTTTGTGCAAATTGAGGGCAAACTCTACTCCCACATTCTGGACCTGAAAACAGGCTATCCCATAGAGAATTTCTCGAACCTCATCGTTTATTACCCTTCGCTTGAAGGCGGAAATTACATACCTTCCGCGGTGCTGGCGGTAATGGGCAAAGAAAAGGCTTTCGGTCTGCTTTCGAAAATAAAGGGAACGGCCGCCGTCTGGATCGACGGCTCGGGGAAAGTTTCCGTTTTTTCAAATTCCGGGAGCAAGGCGCGGTGGGAAAAAAACAAAGGCTTTTTTAGTCTGGCGTCATGAACGCTAAACGCGCGGCCGCCGGCCTGGCGCTGATCGCGCTGTGCGCGGTTTTCCAGTTCTTCACCATCAGGGACGGCCATCCTTGGATGGACGACGCGTTCATGTACATCATGCACGCCGATAATCTGGTTTCCGGCCGCCCCTACGCGGACACCTGCTACGTCTATAATCCCGAGAATCCCTATGTCGGCCCCCGGGCCTATCCTCCAGGCTATCCCGCCGTCCTGACCGTTCCTTTAAAACTTGGCGGCGGCCTGAAGGCCATGAAGGCAGGGAACGTGTTTTTCCTGTCGGGATTGCTTGCCTGCCTGCTCTTCTTTTTTACTTCCCCGGCGGGGGACTTCAGACTTCTGGGCCTGCTTGCGCTCTTCGGGCTGAATCCGGTCCTGTGGGACTATAAAGACCTTGTATATTCGGACATCCTTTTTTGTTGCCTGCTTTACCTGTCCCTCCTGCTGCACCGTCTCTCCTATTCCAGGCCGGGGCTTGCCATGCATGCCCTGGCCGGCTTTTGCGCCTATCTCGCCTACGCCGTGCGGCCGCTGGGAGCCCTGCTGCCGGCGGCACTGGTCCTTGAGGACCTTCTGGCGGGAAAGGCGGACCGGCGGCGGCAGGCCGTACTCTGTGCCTGTTTTCTTGCGCCGGCGGCGGCGCAGGCCTTTTTCTTCGACCTGTCTTCTTACGCGGATCAGTTAGCCAGTCCAATAAGGTCCGCCCTTCTGCCTTCGGCCGTAAAGGTCCTGAAAGAATTTTTATTTTCTCTAAAGGGTTTCTGGGCTCTGGGTCCGGAAACCAGTCTGCCCGCCGCGCTGGCGGCCCTGGCTTTGGCGTTTTTGACTCTTTTCGGCTTCGCGGCTGGACTTGTGCGGCGGGTCCGTGAAAGTAAACTTGAGGCCATGGATTTTTTT contains:
- a CDS encoding sigma-70 family RNA polymerase sigma factor, which gives rise to MEAGRNNDVLGDDSKRPADFLLRAYKEHKEGLFAYIVSFVGDHAAAEDILHEIFAKLLKEPEAYSGRGGISGFLYVCARNNAFNWLKRQNKQVQYSEELDGLIDFSGKEPGNSTELKELKKLVNRALFDIPVKQREIIMLKIYKDMKFREIAEITGDPINTVIARYQYGLRKLQELLREYQNGS
- a CDS encoding FlgO family outer membrane protein, with amino-acid sequence MLKTRLFAGVFLTALLAAGLGDLRAAELDKLSDKLQDGLKDKTGIKVAVLEFQYTDAKASKGPVIIQERLTTALAQNKKITLIERNLLKKVMGELSLEVSGAISEESVKKIGRILGADAVVTGTLNDLSEVETEINARIVETESGKILSAAAATVKKTWKEQGGTTAHGTGGDFSKKPLVQVAVLLDTSNSMDGLINQARTQLWKIVNELISSEKNGSGPAIEVALYEYGNSGLSRESGYIRQVSPFTKDLDQVSQELFALKTNGGDEYCGWVLKDAVEKLSWSSKNDVYKTIFIAGNEPFTQGPVDFAAAAAEAKAKGIFVNTIFCGSRQAGIATQWLAGAQAADGDYSNIDQSAVVYTVSAPQDNTINELSVLLNQTYVTYGAEGEASMKRKKEVDSNMAAAGASVMSERAAFKAAAPGAARQESSWDVVSAVESGAVRKDEIKADQLPPELQKMKKEELGKYIDTKLAERKKIKSDITRLQEERKKYLAAEEAKHASGPNTLDKAVIDSIRKQATKRGFTFK
- a CDS encoding glutaredoxin family protein, giving the protein MKNKKVTVYALSTCGWCRKTVGWLKENGIKAEIIYTDTIEDEAEKEKVVAQAKKHNPSLSFPTVVINDGECVVVGFEPEKIQEALNK
- a CDS encoding ferredoxin:glutaredoxin reductase; this translates as MNNDLDQKGEELRQRLAQEARATGYNLNPDLDMTSTICAGLAKNEGRYGYMSCPCRLASGKREEDKDIICPCDYRDSDLAEYGSCYCALYVSGEIVSGKKKAAPVPERRPPAERRLKAAHDIQPLPTVKSGAGGAIKVWRCKVCGYLCAKETPPAKCPICKADKDRFEEFAL
- the lepB gene encoding signal peptidase I; this translates as MNKARVSLIIFITLACGLLARHYAAEPVYIASASMEPTLNVGRHLFVDKITYRFRKPARQELICFESPVGETHDSVKRVIAVEGDTVELREKKVYLNGEPQLEIYTQYTRAGETLEGDNLGPLRVPPDSLFILGDNRDNSNDSSSWKNPATGERLYFVKLEKVKGKVRGIY
- a CDS encoding FAD:protein FMN transferase yields the protein MKLTNSLILFCGVLAGCFFCSCGSKNEPVVSQSMFLMSVPVQIKVYSPDANSGRALVREIFKEWERIAAEYNFNEPYSSTSFVNKKAYGEWVKVDGEFLRLLELSFDYAKMTGGAFDITFAPLWPIWKEAASSQKMPSKTDISAALENIGSQYVQVDPERKMVRFSKPVQINMGGILRGYCLEKAYEIIKRSGGGAPVEVKLGGYMLTSGARAWQYPVPDPFHETKTLGKLVFEEGVVMSSSGRDHFVQIEGKLYSHILDLKTGYPIENFSNLIVYYPSLEGGNYIPSAVLAVMGKEKAFGLLSKIKGTAAVWIDGSGKVSVFSNSGSKARWEKNKGFFSLAS
- a CDS encoding BMP family ABC transporter substrate-binding protein, with the protein product MSFRLKSAALIVSLCSLAACSPGKKEDTSKPAVGLVFDVGGRGDKSFNDSAYAGIERAQKDLAVQVDYIEPGEGADKESALRQLASGRHGLIFGTGFLFTDDINTVAADFPNKKFACIDYALDPSKQIPGNVLAIKFREEEGSFLVGAIAALTTKTNVIGFVGGMDIPLIHKFEAGYRAGALQVNPKCKVLIGYAGVTGEAFKNPSKGKELAFSQIGQGADVIFHASGSTGLGVFEAAREKKIYAIGVDSDQYFEAPGRILTSMVKKVDISVYKTIKDFLEGKFQGGLREFGLADDGVSYVYDEHNKDLITPEIIRKTEELKKLIIAGKIKVPNK